A genomic window from Silene latifolia isolate original U9 population chromosome Y, ASM4854445v1, whole genome shotgun sequence includes:
- the LOC141631747 gene encoding uncharacterized protein LOC141631747 produces the protein MTIWYELCLRLKTNTTIDEKAQGRFQKEKKHWKNVLLRIISIVKFLGKHNLAFRGSNSKLYEDSNGNFLGLVEMLVDFDPIMQEHVSRIVNKDTHVHYLGHNIKQYLRLREESCCVNLENMLKNNNESDIEGKALCFDLKIFREFMPKKQMGPIAILNYMKQVGGCFPNAVIAYRILLTILVTVASAERSFSKLKLLKSYLRSTMLQDRLNGLAMIAIENNLLEKVTYDELIEEFASENATRALLLARSNETLENI, from the exons ATGACGATATGGTACGAATTGTGTTTAAGGTTAAAAACAAATACAACGATTGATGAAAAAGCCCAAGGCAGATTTCAGAAAGAGAAAAAACATTGGAAAAATGTATTATTGAGAATTATTTCAATCGTTAAATTCCTTGGAAAGCATAATCTAGCATTCCGTGGCTCCAATAGTAAATTGTATGAGGATAGTAATGGGAATTTTTTGGGACTTGTTGAAATGTTAGTTGACTTTGATCCTATTATGCAAGAACATGTTAGCCGCATAGTAAATAAAGATACTCATGTTCACTATCTTGGTCATAATATCAAGCAATATCTTCGCTTAAGAGAAG AGTCTTGTTGTGTTAATCTTGAGAATATGCTTAAGAATAATAATGAGTCTGATATTGAAGGAAAAGCATTATGTTTTGATCTAAAAATTTTTAGAGAGTtcatgcctaagaaacaaatggGTCCTATTGCTATTTTGAATTACATGAAACAAGTGGGAGGCTGTTTTCCTAATGCAGTGATTGCTTATAGAATTTTGTTGACAATTCTCGTAACTGTTGCATCCGCTGAAAGAAGTTTTTCCAAGTTGAAGTTGTTGAAGTCATATTTACGCTCAACAATGTTGCAAGATCGACTCAATGGATTGGCAATGATAGCTATCGAGAATAATCTTTTGGAGAAAGTCACTTATGATGAGCTAATTGAAGAATTTGCTTCTGAGAACGCAACCCGAGCTTTACTTTTAGCAAGAAGTAATGAAACTTTAGAAAATATTTAA
- the LOC141631748 gene encoding secreted RxLR effector protein 161-like, producing the protein MNVNEKLQREDGTGPADGKLYRSIVGGLNYLTHTRPDIAFPVSVVSRYMHNPTKQHFGAAKRILRYVASSLNFGIWYTTVPEENFRLVGFTDSDLAGCLDDRKSTSGNIFSLGSGAITWSSKKQETIALSSSEAEYAAASSASRQALWLLKLLADFYVQQNGATVIYCDNQSAIAMAKNPAFHGRTKHIDIQHHFISKLVADGKIALKFCGTNEQIADVFTKSLPQAKLQFFMSELGVSDFESRGGVETNSKLS; encoded by the coding sequence ATGAATGTAAATGAGAAGTTGCAACGAGAAGATGGAACCGGGCCGGCTGATGGAAAACTATATAGGAGCATTGTTGGAGGTTTGAATTACCTCACTCATACTAGACCAGATATTGCTTTTCCGGTCAGTGTGGTGTCTAGATATATGCACAATCCGACTAAGCAACATTTTGGTGCAGCAAAAAGAATCCTCCGCTATGTGGCAAGTAGTCTGAACTTCGGTATTTGGTATACTACAGTGCCGGAGGAAAATTTCAGATTAGTCGGATTCACTGACAGTGATTTGGCAGGCTGTTTGGATGATCGAAAGAGTACCTCTGGTAACATCTTTAGTCTTGGTTCTGGTGCAATTACTTGGAGTTCGAAGAAGCAAGAAACTATCGCACTCTCATCGTCTGAAGCAGAGTATGCTGCAGCTAGTTCAGCAAGCCGACAAGCTTTATGGCTGCTGAAGTTACTAGCTGATTTCTATGTTCAACAAAATGGAGCTACTGTGATATATTGCGATAACCAGTCCGCTATTGCTATGGCAAAAAATCCTGCTTTCCATGGGCGAACAAAGCACATTGATATTCAGCATCATTTTATAAGTAAGCTAGTAGCTGATGGAAAAATTGCACTGAAGTTTTGTGGTACAAATGAGCAAATTGCTGATGTTTTCACAAAATCGCTTCCGCAAGCCAAGCTTCAGTTCTTTATGTCCGAGTTGGGTGTTAGTGACTTTGAATCAAGGGGGGGTGTTGAAACTAATTCAAAGTTGTCCTAG